TACAACACGGAGCACTGCAGAGCGGGAGTGCGGAGTTTGAGGCCATAGCGAAGGATTTTCTGGAGTGCAGCGCCCTGTGGAGCAAGAACGCCTGCCTCTTGACGCATACCTCAACCGAGGGACTCGAATACCGCAGCAACTTTTACAAACGCATTGTTGCCCGCTATCTCGACCAGCGAAGCGGCATGAGCTACGGCTTCTTTGCCCGCCAATTACCGGTTACCGTAAAGCCCGCCCTTGTTCTTGGCGAGTCGGCATCAACAGATCATCGTGGAGAGAATGAGTCGGATAGGGTCAGAATCCGGGTACTGGGACGCACCATGCTCGTTCCGGTACCACAGGTACGCGTCATGACAACCAGGTCGGGATGCAGAAAAAATCATCTTGAAGCAAAGAGTGATCTGGTGGAAATCGGGCTGATACAGCGCAACGGAAGGGGACGCGCATACCTGAAAACCCCGATGGGGTGCCCGCCGGAAATTGTTGCCAAGCCCTCCTTCGACACCCTCACCATTCTGGCACATGCTCTTGGCAATGCCCTGACGGCAAGTATCCTGATGACGCTCAGGCCAGAAGCGAGCTTCCCCCTTCATCTTGCCCAATTCGGGGCTTCGATGACGCACTGGCATGATTATCCATCAATCGAACTGCTGCCCGAAGGCTATCATCTGCATGGGGAAAACAACCCTCCTGTCGCCTGCTCAACACCACAGTCGGCGGCATACAGCCTTCTTGGCAAAATAGCCGCACTTGAAATTGCCCTTGAGCAGGGAACAACCTATAGGGGAGACGTGCATGTTGAGCCCTGTCACGGCACCAACATTGTCGGTATTCTCTCACTTGCCGAGACGGCTGGGCTCATGAACCCGGCCCTCACACCGGATTTCGCAGAGGAAGAGCCCTGAAGAGTCACTCCTCCTCAACACGACACTCAATGTAGGGCCATTTACCCTGTCGGATGAGAATCATTTCGACCAACTCCCGCACACACCCTTTTCCCCCTTCATACCCCGAGATATAACCAACCCTGTGCCGGAGATAATCAACGCCGTCAATAGCTGTTGCAGGCAAACCGACTTTTGACAGCACGGCAACATCACCCACATCATCACCGATATAGGCGCACTCCTCATCGGAAAGATTGTGGCGCTGGAGAAATGCCTCATAAGAATAGAGCAGATTTTCCCCGTTAAGGTAGAGATCCTCTACACCAAGCGCTTCAAGCAGGGGACGATACCCTTCAGCTTCTCTTTCCGACAGAACGGCAATATGTATGCCCTGCTTCAGAGCCTCCTTAATGGCAACAGCATCCCTGACCGAGATGGAACAGATCTCTCCTCCATTACTGTCGAAGGTAATACGGCTGCCGTTCAGGACACCGTCAATCGGAAAAACAAGCGCCCGTACCGCACTGAGTGCCTCTTCAATTCTTGATGTTGGATCAGCTTGCGAAGGCTGCATCCCGAAATATTGAAAACCTTCCAAGAGCGTATGATGTTTTAGAGTGAATGAAGAGCGTGCACACACCGGTAAAGATGGAGCAGTTGTTTAACCATCGTACTGAAATCAGCCAGTGGAATCTGGGTAGCCGCATCCGAGAGGGCTTTTGAAGGATCCGGATGAATCTCAAAAAAGAGTCCGTTCACACCGGCGGCAACCGCTGCCCTGGCAAGAGGCAGTACATACTGACGTTCTCCTCCCGAAACCCCCTGGCCTGCTGCAGGCAGTTGAAGGCTGTGCGTCGCATCATAAAGCACCGGATAGCCCGACTCCGCCATCTTTGCCAGCCCCCTGAAATCGACAACAAGGTTATGATAGCCAAAACTTGATCCCCTTTCGGTCAGCATGACCCTCTTGTTGCCCGTCTCGACAACCTTGGCGGCAGCAAGCGCCATATCCTCAGGGGCCATAAACTGCCCTTTCTTGATATTGACCGCAAGACCACTCTCTCCGGCAGCAACAAGAAGCTCCGTCTGACGACAGAGAAATGCCGGTATCTGCAGCACATCAACATAACGGGCAGCAAGCGCAACCTCCTTTGTTTCATGCACATCCGTAATTACTGGCATCCCATAGTCCTGGCGAATTTCAGCAAGCACTTCGAGCGCCTCGATGTCACCAATCCCGGTAAAAGATCTCCCGGAGGTGCGATTTGCCTTGCGGTAAGAGCCCTTGAAAATAAAATGAACTCCCTGCTCCCGGCTTATGCGCTGCAACTCATCAGCCGTCTGCAGAGCCATTGCCCGACTTTCGATCAGACAGGGGCCTGCTATGAAGAGCGGCATATTGTCATCAGGGAGTGAGAGTGAACCAATTGAGAACTTTTCCACGTTGTTATCCGTTACTCTTTTTTCAGGTTAAAATGGGTGGAGATGATGACTTTGATCTTTTTGTGCCTAAATTTACAACAATAAATTCTTATTCACACTCCGTAATCAAACGCGAAATAGTATGAGCACCGCTGACACGAAACAACGGTTGGATGAGATCGAAAAACAGCTTGCAAATCTTGTGGAAGAGCAGACCGTCATCAAGGCAAAATGGGATAGCGAAAAAGAGCTGATTCAGTCATCGCGCAGCCTGAAGTCGCAGCTCGAAGAGCTGCGTGTGCAGGCCGAGGAGTTCGAACGGCAGGGGGACTATGGCAAGGTTGCCGAGATCCGTTATGGCAAAACCGTCGCCATCGAGCGCCAGATCGAGGAAAACCGCCTCAAAATTGAAGCAAAAAAAGCATCCGGCGATCTCATCATGAAAGAGGAGATTGACGCCGAAGACATTGCCGATATCGTCTCGAAATGGACCGGTATTCCCCTCAGCAAGATGCTCCAGTCAGACCGCCAGAAACTCCTGCTGATTGAAGATGAGCTGCACAAGCGGGTGATCGGGCAGGAAGAAGCGGTCACTGCAGTCAGCGAAGCGGTCAAGCGCTCACGGGCAGGAATGGGCGACGACAAACGGCCAATAGGCTCTTTTATCTTTCTCGGCCCGACCGGCGTTGGAAAAACCGAACTGGCGCGTACACTTGCAGACTATCTGTTTGATGACGAAGATGCCATGATACGCATCGACATGAGCGAATACATGGAAGCGCATACCGTCAGCCGCCTGGTGGGCGCTCCTCCCGGCTACGTCGGCTATGAGGAGGGTGGACAACTCACCGAAGCGGTACGCAGGAAACCTTTTGCTGTTGTCCTGCTCGACGAAATCGAGAAAGCACATCCCGATGTCTTCAACATTCTTCTGCAGATTCTTGATGATGGACGACTCACCGACAGCAAGGGACGGACAGTGAATTTCAAGAACACCATTATCATCATGACGAGCAACATCGGTGCACAGCTTATCCAGTCTGAAATGGAGATGATGGAGGGAGCAAACCGGGAGATCATGCTTTCCGGCCTGCAGGAAAAACTCTTCCAGCTCCTGAAGCAGAAGGTTAAGCCGGAGTTTCTCAACCGCATCGATGAGGTTATCCTCTTTACGCCGCTCACCAGGGAGGACTTGAAAAAGATTGTGCTGATCCAGTTCGACCGCATCAAGGAGATGGCAATGCGGCAGCATATCAACCTGACAATCTCTGAACCGGCCATCCAGTGGTTTGCCAATGCAGGGTTCGACCCGGCCTTCGGCGCCCGACCGCTCAAACGGGTAATGCAGCGCAAAATTACCAACCGTGTTTCAGCGCTCATTCTTTCAGGGGAAATTGAGGAGGGGGATGAGGTTGCCATCGACATTGCCGACGGCGAACTCACCATTATGAAAGCGGTCGTTTGAAGCCCAAAGAGCTCCACAGGCAGCAGACAAACGGTTAAACAATCTGGTGAAAACTCTCTTCTTTGCCTATGAACAATAGATCACGGGTGCTGCTGGCATCGTTGCTGCTCCTGCTTCTCTTTCGCATGACAGCATACAGTGCAACACAGCCCGACAGCACCTCTCTGAAAATCGGCCAGATGCTCATGATCGGCTTCCGGGGGTTCAGCGTTGCTGATGCTCCGGAGATTCGGGCTGATATCAGGGAGCGCCAGATAGGAGGAGTCGTGCTCTTCGACTACGATGTGCCATCCCATTCCACGTCAAGGAACATCAGCAGTCCGGAGCAACTCGCCCGCCTGACAATGGAGCTGCAGGAGTTGTCGCAAATTCCGCTCCTGATTGCCATAGACCAGGAGGGAGGAAAGGTCAGCCGCCTCAAGCCAGCCAGGGGATTTCCCTCCAGTGTTTCGGCGGAGCATCTGGGAGCGCTCAACAACCCCGACAGCACCAGAGCTGCAACCCGGCAATGTGCAAAAACGCTGAAAGCAATGCACATCGGCATGAATCTTTCGCCTGTCGCTGACCTGAACGTCAATCCTGACAATCCGGTTATCGGCAAACTTGGTCGAAGCTTCTCATCCGACCCTGCAGTGGTGACGGGAAACATCAGCATCATTTGCAGCCTCTTCCGGGACGAGGGCATTATTCCCGCACTGAAACATTTCCCCGGTCACGGCAGTTCAACCACCGACACGCATCGTGATTTTACCGACATTACAGCAAGCTGGTCAGAAAAAGAGCTGGAGCCCTACCATGCCCTTATCGCCGCAGGCTATCATGACCCAATCATGACCGCACATGTCTTCAATGGAAAACTCGACCCCCTCTACCCGGCAACACTCTCAAAAGCGATCCTCGACGGAGTGCTCCGCACCCGACTCGGCTTCGATGGAGTGATTGTGAGCGACGACTTGCAGATGAAAGCCATTGCCGACCATTACGGCCTTGAAACGGCCATCCGCTTGGCCATTGAGGCTGGTGTTGACCTGCTGCTCTTTGGAAACAATACCAGCTACGATCCGGCAATTGCCTCGAAAGCCGCAGCAATCATGCATTCGCTACTGCAGAAAAAGCTCATTACAGAGGAGCGTATCGACCGCTCATACCGAAGAATCATGGATCTCAAAGAACGCTATCTCTTCAAATGCAAATGAAAACCATCTACCTTGTCCGTCACGCCAAATCAGACTGGGGAAACGCCAATACCGGCGATTTCGAACGGACGCTGAACACGCGTGGCATGAAAGCCGCCCCCTTCATGGCCGACCTTCTGAAAAAGAAGAAGATCCTTCCGGAACTTGTTCTTTCAAGCCCCGCAACCAGGGCGCTCACCACGGCGGAACTCTTTTGCGAAACGCTTGGCTACCCAGAGGAGCAAATCCAGAAACGAATGGAGATCTACGAAGGCGGTGTACTCCATCTGATGAAAATCGTCCAGCAGATCCCCGACACCTGCACTACGGCAATGCTTTTCGGACACAACCCGACGCTGACAGAATTTTCAAACCTGCTTGCCGGAAGTTATATCGAGAATCTGGTAACCTGTGGGGTGGTCAGAATTGACCTTGATATCGACTCGTGGAAACATGCAAATCCTGATGGCGGAAAACTGATCTGGTACGATTTTCCAAAGAAGCACCGGTAACGGCTCAGTCCCGCTCCTGCTTCAGGTCGCGTGTCATCAAATCGAGAATCGCCTGCTCGACAGGCTTTCGTTCGAAGAGCATCTGATAGACGGCCCGCGTGATAGGCATGTCAACCCCGACGGCCCTGCTCAGCTCATAAACCGCCCTTGAGCTGTGGACACCCTCGGCAATCATATTCATCTGGCTGATCACCTCATCCAGCGAACGCCCCCGTCCAATCTCTTCACCAACATAGCGGTTTCGGCTGTGGCGGCTCAGGCAGGTGACAACAAGATCACCAATACCGGCAAGACCGGAGATGGTCACCGCTTCGCCACCAAGCTTGCTGCAAAGCCTTGAAATTTCAGCCATCCCCCGGGTAATAATGGCGGCCTTGGCATTATCGCCAAATCCTATGCCATCCGAGATTCCTGCCGCAATGGCAATAATATTTTTGACCGAACCGGCAATTTCAACCCCGACAATATCGGTATTGACATAAACGCGGAACATACTCGTATGGAAAACCTCCTGCACCTTTTCTGCCGTAGCAAGCGATGACGAAGAGGCGACAACGGTAGTGGGTTGTCCCTTCGAGACCTCTTCTGCATGACTCGGGCCGTACAGCGCTGCAACCTGGGAGGGGCAGACACCGGGAAGCACTTCAAGCAGCACTTCCGACATCCGTTTTCCCGTCCCGATCTCAATCCCCTTGGCCACATTGACCAGAATTTTTCCGCTCAAATCAAGCGTACAAAAACCGAGGATGGTCTCCCGCAAAGCCTGCGAGGGGACAGCGGTCACAATCATCTCCGACCAGGAGACCAGAGGCTGCAAATGAGGGGTTATCTGCAACGAGTCGGGAAAAGCTACCCCCTTGAGGTAGCGGCGATTTTCTCGCTCGGCATCAAGCGTTGCGGCAAATTCAGGCCTGTGCGCCCAGAGGCGAACATCATGCCCTTTTTTCGCAAGCAGAACAGCCAGGGTAGTTCCCCAGCTTCCCGCCCCCAGTACAGCAATATTCATCCGCAGTGTCTGTGCCTTAATGCTTTTTTCCGAAGGTTACGCGACTTTCGGTGCCAGAGATCAATCGTCTGATATTGGTCCGGTGCGTATAGAGAATGGCAAGCGCCACAATAAGCCCAAAAATCATGAGGTGATAGTCGAGACTGTCATGAAAGGAGATCGGCGAACCGAAAAGGCCAATATAGTAATCGAGGCCACTGCCAAGCTCGAAAATATATTTACGAATGGCAATAATCAAAGGGAATGCAATTGCTGCAAGCATCGATGCAACAGAGACGTGCCGGGAGATATAGACAGTGAGGAGAAAAATTCCGACAACCATCAACATGCTTACCGGGGCGATCCCGATCAGCATACCGGCAGCAGTACTGACCCCCTTGCCCCCCTTGAATCCGGCAAAGAGCGTGAAGACATGGCCGATAACCGCGCTCATTCCGGCAAGAAGGCGCAAGGCAACCTCATTCATGTCAGGAAAGGCGCCAATCGGGTGGTGGCGGAAAAAAGCCACAACCGAGACCGCCGCAACAACACCCTTGACAATATCAATCAGGGTAACAACAAGACCCGGCTTCCAGCCAAGCACCCTGAAGGCATTGGTACCACCGGCATTGCCGCTGCCAAAGTTCCGGATATCAATCCCCTTGAGCAGTTTTCCCGCCACAAGGCTGGTAGGAATGGAACCAATGATATAGCTCACCGCCAAAATGGCCAGTAAAGTCAGCATGAATCTCTCTGATTATTGCTTTATTTTTTTCTGGATACCTTTCCGATAATGTACGCATTTTCCTGTTGAGATTTCAAAGTTGAGAGCACTCTCTCGACCGCACTTTTTTCAACAATCATCACCAGTCCTACACCAAGATTAAAGGTTCTGCGCATATCCTCCTCGGGCACATGGCCTGCCCTGCGGATGATATCGAAAATCAGGGGTTCGGGCCATGCATCCCACGCAACTTCAAGCGCCAGCCCTTCAGGCACAATGCGCATGGTGTTGCCCATCAGACCACCACCGGTAATGTGCGACAAGCCCCTGACATCAGGCGAACCAAAGAAGGGCTCAATAACAGAAAGGTAGGAGCGATGCACCTTCAGAAGTTCCTCTCCAATGGTTCCCTCAAGACCCGGAAAGGTATCGTGCATCCTGTTTTCAAGCACTTTTCTTGCAAGCGAATAGCCATTGGTATGCAACCCGTTCGACGGGAGCCCGATAAGCAGATCGCCCTCCCTGATTGCCGAGCCATTGATGATTTTTTCATGATCCACAACCCCGACAATGGAACCTGCAAGATCAAAGTCCCTCTCCTGGTACAGACCCGGCATCTCCGCCGTTTCACCGCCAATCAACGCACATCCGTTTTCACGACAGGCATTGACCATACCGGTCACCACAGAGGCCGCAATGGCGGGAGTCAGTTTTCCGCAGGCATAGTAGTCAAGAAAGAAGAGTGGTTTTGCACCGCAGACCAGAATATCGTTCACACAATGGTTGACCAGGCATGAGCCCACCGTCTCATACTGACCAAGCTCAATGGCAATCTTGAGTTTCGTACCAACACCGTCAATGCTGCTGACCAGTACCGGTTTGGTATACTTCGCAAAATCCGGCTGAAAAAAACCACCGAAAGCACCAATATCGGTGATGACTCCCGGAGTAAATGTCTGGCGAACCTGGGGCTTGATCATCCGGACAAACTCTTCGCCCGCACTTATATCAACTCCAGCTTTTTTATAGTCCATGTGTGCAGTACCTCTTGTTTTTACAGCCGATTATAAAGACAATTAACGCCGTTTGTTCATTCCGGCACCTTACCGGCTTCCTGCCGGAGTTTCAAAAATACCCTCATTCTGGGGGCCGGAAAAAAACTCCCGGTGCAGATTGTTGACCGCCGTTACCACTTCAGGCTCTTCGACCACAAAACCGACATTAATCTCCGACGCGCCCTGCGAGATCATTCTGAGATTTACATCCTTCAAAGCACTGAAAATCCTTCCCGCAACACCGCGTGACATGCGGAGATTATCACCAACAACACTGATGGTTGACACTCCATGCTCAATATCAACATCACCAAGAGCCTTGAGAGCCCCGATCAGCTCATCGCTGAAGCATTTATCGTCAACCGTAAGCGAAACCGAAACCTCGCTGGTCGCAATCATTTCAACCGATACACCATAACGGGCAAAGACATCGAAGAGTTCATTCATAAAGCCATGGCGACCGAACATACGATTCGAGCGCACATTGATGATGCACTGCCCCTTCTTGACCGCAATCGACTTGACCAGCCCCTCATAACTCATGCCCGAAAGCCGCTGCGGGTCGTTGGTAATGATCGTCCCTTTGGCATCAGGATGCAATGAGTTCAGCACATAGACCGGAATATTTTTCTGCACTGCCGGAGCAATGGTATCGGGATGGAGCACCTTTGCGCCAAGATATGCAAGCTCCGCCGCCTCCGAAAAGGTCATCACCCTGATGCTCCTCGCTTCAGGCACCATGCGCGGATCGCAGGTCATAACACCATCAACGTCTGTCCAGATCTGGATAGCATCATCATTGAGCCACGAACCAAGCAGCGCCGCCGAAAAGTCGGAACCACCCCTGCCGAGCGTCGTCGTCCGGCCATCCTGCGTTGAACCAATATAACCCTGCGTCACAACGGTCATTCCGCCCTCAAGCAACGGCTTGATGAGGCGACCCACCCGCTCTTCACACACCTCCTGCAACGGACGGGCAAAGCCAAAATTATCGTCGGTAATCATCACCGTCCGAACATCCACCCACACGGCCTTGTGACCCAGCTCCTTCATGGCCGCAGCAAAGACGGTCGTGGAAAAAAGCTCACCGAAGGAGCAGAACATATCCCTCGAACGCTCCGTCAGTTCACCCACAATATCAACACCCTTTATCAGCAATTCCAGCCGACTTGCCAGCTCCTCTATCTTGATGGCAAGTTCCGCCTTCAGCTCAACTCCCTTGATCAGCTCATCAAGCAGATTGAGGTGAAAGCTGCGCACCTCACCAGCCAGGGCCATCGCCTCATCCAGAGCGCTGCGCCCTGAAGCATCAGCAATGTGCACCAGTTTATTGGTAATACCACTGCAGGCACTCAGCACCACCAGAGGCACCGCCTTCTGCTCTTCCCTTGCAACAATGGAGATCGCCTGCCGCATTGCCTTGGCCGTCCCCACGGAAGTCCCTCCGAATTTCATCACCGCCATATTCTTTACTCAAATAATTTAATAGAGTATCTTGCCTCTTATTGTTTTTCACCTCTTCCTTTTCACCAGGAAGCGGGCAATGGCCACTCTTCATAAAAAAACAGAACATCACCTCTCATGCAGCAACAATTCACCCCTGCCGCATCACGACCAGACCGAAGCCTGCAATGCAGAACACTCCTGCTCCTCTGCACCATGATCGGAACAGTACTCGCCGTTACCGGCTGCCAGAGTTCCTGGAGCGGTTCAGGATACCGCATGGAGAGCAAATATAGTTTAAAAAACAGAAAATCGCATATCTCCTGCCGCCCTGAAGGTGGAGGCAGCGCCCGCATCTGCCCCTTGCCACTGAAGATAAAACCGCAGTCGCTCGATCAGCTCTTTTCATCCATTAACGAATCCCTCGGCACCAGGTATCGCTTCGGCGGAGCAACCCCAAACGGCTTCGATTGTTCAGGGTTTGTGCTCTATCTTTATCAGAAAAACTTCCGCATGATTCTGCCACGCACCGCAAGCGATCTTGCCGCAGTTGGCAATATGGTACCCAAAAAGAGCCTCCGCCCCGGCGACCTTGTATTTTTCAGTAACGCAAGCCGAAGCATCGATCATGTCGGCATCTTTGTCGGTCAGGAGAGCTTTGCCCATGCAGCAAGCAGTGGAGTCAAACTCAGCCGCCTCAACGAGCGGTATTACGACAGTCATTTCGCCTTTGCCACACGCCTGATCACCACAGAGTAAACGCTCCCGAAGTGCTCTCTGATGCCCATCTCTTCTTTACATGGGGAAATCTGTATATTGCGGACAGCAACCCTGCAACCATCTTAATCTGCCCGACCATTTTTATGCCTCAACCCGGAACAAACCACTTTATTGAGCTGGCTTTTCAAATAGGCCCTGACCTGCATGAACTCTGCATCGGCCTGCTTGCCGGAGAGGGAATCGACTCTTTTCTTGAAGAGGATCACCAGCTCCTCGCCTATCTGCCTGAAACCCAATGGACAGAGGAGAAGGAAGAGAGCCTCCGCTCAATGCTGCAGGAACGGCTGGGCACGCTTCCCGCTTACACAGCAACCCTCATCGCCGACAGAAACTGGAATGCCGATTGGGAGGCAACCCTGCAACCCATCGAAATCTCCGACAAACTGCTGATTGTTCAGCAAAGCAATGACATCACGCCAAAACCCGGACAGATCGTCATTCAAATCAACCCGAAGATGTCGTTCGGCACCGGCTACCATGCCACAACGCGCCTGATGCTGCGCCAAATGGAGCATCTCGACCTGAAAGAGAAAAAAATCATGGACATCGGCACTGGCACCGGCGTTCTTGCCATTGCCGCCCGCAAACTCGGCAACAACCGCCCCATCCTCGCCTTCGACAACAACTCCTGGGCCGCTGAAAACGCCGTTGAAAACATTGCGGAAAACCAGGCCGATGAAATCACGGTCGCACTCCTCGATGCCGAAGAGGATCTGGTCGTCAACCTCAAAGAGGGCTACGACCTGATTCTGGCCAACATCAACAAAAACGTCATCGACCGCATCCTGCCGGTAATCCGCAAATATGCCCCTTCGGCCCCGGTGCTCCTCTCCGGCATCCTTGTCTACGACGAACCCTGGCTCAACAAGCTGCTCAAACGGCTCGGCTACACTGCGGAGAAAACCATCTATGAAGATGAATGGCTCTCAAGCTTTATAAAACCACTATGACCAAACGCGTTTCATGCATCGATATCGGCACCAACACCGCTTTGCTGCTTATTGCCGACCTTGATCCGGCTACATGCGCCATGCAGCCGATCTACCACAAGCAGACCATTGTGCGGCTTGGAAAAAATGTCGATGCCGACAAAGTGATTGACCCGCGAGGATTGCAACGACTTATCGACTGCATGGTTGACTATCGCCAGATCAGCGATGAACACAGTGTTGAAGAAATCATCGCCGCAGGCACCAGCGCCCTGAGAGACGCAAAAAACCGCACGGAGGTGATCGACTCCATCGAGCGTGCCGCAGGAATAACCATCCAATGCATCTCAGGCAAAGAGGAAGCAGATCTCACCTTTGGTGGCGCTGTGGCTGGCATGAGCGACGTTCCTGAACTTTTCACCGTCATCGATATCGGCGGCGGCAGCACCGAAATCTCCATGGGGTCATCCGGCTTGGTCACGGAAAGTGTCAGCCTCGATATCGGTTCGGTAAGGCTCACTGAACGCTTTTTCACCACACTCCCCCCGCCACAGAGTGAGTTTGATGCGGCCAAATCCTGCATCGACCAGCTCCTCACCGCAAACATCATCCCCTTTTTTGCTGCACGGGAGCACGTCTACGGCGTAGCCGGAACCCTCACCACCATCGCTCAGGTGAGCCAGGGACTGAAACACTTTGACGCCGAGAAGGTGCACAACTACCCTCTGAAATACGAAGAGGTGCACGCCTTTCTCAGCCAACTCAAAACAAGCACCCTTGAGCAGATCATTGAGCTTGGCATCCCCGAAGGGAGGGCTGACGTCATCACTATGGGAACGCTCATCCTGCACCAATTCATGCGCCTGCTTGGCGCCCCGGAAATCCGTGTCAGCATCCAGGGGCTCCGCTTCGGCCTTGCACAGCGGGAGCTGCTGCGTCTCCGGGGAAACATCTGAGCGCGTAGATGCAGAGCGGATGGCCTGTAGCGTCTTTGGTAAAAAAGAGAAAGGCCCTCTCACTCTCAAGAAGCCGGTATTTTTTCCTAAGCTCTTCCGCCGAGAGGGGAAAATCGCGCCGCTGGATGCTTGCCCCTGTAATGGCATGTCGCTCCAGAAAAGCCCTGAAGCTTTTCGGCTTGTAAGGAACGCAATCAACCACGCGGAACGTTCTGCCGGGAAAGTCCTCAATTTTGCGATCAGCGGTGAGATAGTCAACGCTCCTGTTCACAAACTGGAGGCCAGAATCCCTCGCAAGCACCGCCGAAAGCCTCGCCTTGATAATGGCCGGATCAGGCTCATAGAGGTACTCCTTCACCGCCATTCCAACCACTCTCGGCGCCTCACCATTCCCTCCGAAAACTTCCGTTATCTCCTCCGAATCACGGTTCAGGCAGACCGCTTTTACCTGCACGGGCCCATCCGCAGGGTGCGCGCGCTCAAGCAGCAGCAGAATCTCCTTGCATTCACGATCAACCGACACCACAACAATCGTCTGCAAGGCGGGCAAC
The DNA window shown above is from Pelodictyon phaeoclathratiforme BU-1 and carries:
- the lysC gene encoding lysine-sensitive aspartokinase 3: MAVMKFGGTSVGTAKAMRQAISIVAREEQKAVPLVVLSACSGITNKLVHIADASGRSALDEAMALAGEVRSFHLNLLDELIKGVELKAELAIKIEELASRLELLIKGVDIVGELTERSRDMFCSFGELFSTTVFAAAMKELGHKAVWVDVRTVMITDDNFGFARPLQEVCEERVGRLIKPLLEGGMTVVTQGYIGSTQDGRTTTLGRGGSDFSAALLGSWLNDDAIQIWTDVDGVMTCDPRMVPEARSIRVMTFSEAAELAYLGAKVLHPDTIAPAVQKNIPVYVLNSLHPDAKGTIITNDPQRLSGMSYEGLVKSIAVKKGQCIINVRSNRMFGRHGFMNELFDVFARYGVSVEMIATSEVSVSLTVDDKCFSDELIGALKALGDVDIEHGVSTISVVGDNLRMSRGVAGRIFSALKDVNLRMISQGASEINVGFVVEEPEVVTAVNNLHREFFSGPQNEGIFETPAGSR
- a CDS encoding C40 family peptidase, coding for MQQQFTPAASRPDRSLQCRTLLLLCTMIGTVLAVTGCQSSWSGSGYRMESKYSLKNRKSHISCRPEGGGSARICPLPLKIKPQSLDQLFSSINESLGTRYRFGGATPNGFDCSGFVLYLYQKNFRMILPRTASDLAAVGNMVPKKSLRPGDLVFFSNASRSIDHVGIFVGQESFAHAASSGVKLSRLNERYYDSHFAFATRLITTE
- the prmA gene encoding 50S ribosomal protein L11 methyltransferase, giving the protein MPQPGTNHFIELAFQIGPDLHELCIGLLAGEGIDSFLEEDHQLLAYLPETQWTEEKEESLRSMLQERLGTLPAYTATLIADRNWNADWEATLQPIEISDKLLIVQQSNDITPKPGQIVIQINPKMSFGTGYHATTRLMLRQMEHLDLKEKKIMDIGTGTGVLAIAARKLGNNRPILAFDNNSWAAENAVENIAENQADEITVALLDAEEDLVVNLKEGYDLILANINKNVIDRILPVIRKYAPSAPVLLSGILVYDEPWLNKLLKRLGYTAEKTIYEDEWLSSFIKPL
- a CDS encoding Ppx/GppA phosphatase family protein: MTKRVSCIDIGTNTALLLIADLDPATCAMQPIYHKQTIVRLGKNVDADKVIDPRGLQRLIDCMVDYRQISDEHSVEEIIAAGTSALRDAKNRTEVIDSIERAAGITIQCISGKEEADLTFGGAVAGMSDVPELFTVIDIGGGSTEISMGSSGLVTESVSLDIGSVRLTERFFTTLPPPQSEFDAAKSCIDQLLTANIIPFFAAREHVYGVAGTLTTIAQVSQGLKHFDAEKVHNYPLKYEEVHAFLSQLKTSTLEQIIELGIPEGRADVITMGTLILHQFMRLLGAPEIRVSIQGLRFGLAQRELLRLRGNI